A single genomic interval of Sinorhizobium garamanticum harbors:
- a CDS encoding DUF6656 family protein, with protein sequence MAKLRYYDAAPRASLPAPRTTPHAEFLRTGRIDRRRHWVAEQRRYLTHEEVAERTGRKLAAAGETTHKRLNAFHASIQFPRMIFHRTLPNSPHLGYCHVTAAKTHLEPSHDITWAFYFANFFSDLGDETHFFDRIQRRYSRMYFAVAIEPGGDEGQMVINRNVRGNGLIFRTQDPKVALKNVLMLGARDDALRQIIRSL encoded by the coding sequence ATGGCAAAGCTCAGATATTATGACGCCGCCCCGAGAGCCTCGCTGCCGGCGCCGAGGACCACACCACATGCGGAGTTCCTCCGAACCGGACGGATCGACCGCCGACGGCACTGGGTAGCCGAGCAGCGGCGCTATCTGACACATGAGGAAGTCGCCGAGCGCACGGGGCGGAAACTGGCGGCGGCCGGAGAGACCACCCACAAGCGGCTCAACGCTTTCCATGCATCGATCCAGTTTCCGAGGATGATCTTTCACCGCACGCTGCCGAACAGTCCGCATCTCGGCTACTGCCATGTGACCGCCGCGAAAACGCATCTCGAGCCTTCTCACGACATCACCTGGGCCTTCTATTTCGCGAACTTCTTCTCCGATCTCGGTGACGAGACCCATTTCTTCGATCGAATACAGCGGCGTTATTCGCGTATGTACTTCGCCGTGGCCATCGAGCCCGGCGGAGACGAAGGGCAGATGGTCATCAACCGCAATGTACGGGGCAACGGCCTGATCTTCCGGACGCAGGACCCGAAGGTAGCGCTGAAGAACGTCCTGATGCTGGGTGCACGGGACGACGCGCTGCGCCAGATCATTCGCAGTCTCTGA
- a CDS encoding aromatic ring-hydroxylating oxygenase subunit alpha: protein MDIQNDMLRRLTNRREGYSLDRAFYTDPDYYRQDLEHIWYRDWLFIGHDCEIPKAGNYFTVQVGDYPIVVVRDRQGTIRALHNSCRHRGSRVCTQHKGSSAKLVCPYHQWTYELDGKLLFARQMPEGFDPAQHSLKPVHCETVGGYIFISLADQPMDFQPFRETAAAYLAPHRLGETKVAYESTIVEKGNWKLVWENNRECYHCAANHPELCRTYPEAPTVTGVQGAMDDPEIGSHWERCEAAGLPSTFRIAPTGQFRMTRMPLINGAESYTMSGHAAVRKQLSAGVSERGIGTLLLFHYPTTWNHVLGDHAITFRVLPLGPELTQVTTKWLVSKDAVEGVDYTIEDLIHVWTETNDQDRQIVEENAFGVRSPAYEPGPYSAEHEGGVMQFVEWYCNFMQSRLQGDVAPLSRVA from the coding sequence ATGGACATTCAGAACGATATGCTGCGCCGGCTCACAAACCGCCGTGAGGGCTATAGCCTCGACCGGGCCTTCTATACCGACCCGGATTATTACCGGCAAGACCTCGAGCACATCTGGTACAGGGACTGGCTTTTCATCGGCCACGACTGCGAAATTCCGAAAGCCGGGAACTACTTTACCGTTCAGGTCGGCGACTATCCGATCGTTGTCGTCCGCGACCGGCAGGGAACGATCCGGGCGCTCCACAATTCCTGCCGCCACCGCGGCTCGCGCGTCTGCACGCAGCACAAGGGCTCATCGGCCAAGCTCGTCTGTCCCTATCATCAGTGGACCTACGAACTGGACGGCAAGCTGCTTTTCGCGCGGCAGATGCCCGAAGGCTTCGACCCGGCTCAGCACAGCCTGAAGCCTGTCCATTGCGAAACGGTTGGCGGCTACATCTTCATCAGCCTCGCCGACCAGCCGATGGACTTCCAGCCGTTCCGTGAAACGGCCGCAGCCTACCTCGCGCCGCATCGCCTTGGCGAAACCAAGGTCGCCTATGAGAGCACGATCGTCGAAAAGGGCAATTGGAAGCTTGTCTGGGAGAATAACCGCGAGTGCTATCATTGCGCTGCCAACCATCCGGAGCTTTGCCGCACCTACCCGGAAGCCCCGACGGTGACCGGTGTCCAGGGTGCGATGGATGATCCGGAGATCGGCTCCCATTGGGAAAGGTGCGAGGCAGCGGGGCTTCCGAGCACCTTCAGGATTGCGCCGACCGGCCAGTTCCGGATGACGCGGATGCCGCTGATCAACGGGGCTGAGAGCTACACCATGTCCGGACACGCGGCGGTCCGCAAACAGCTTTCCGCGGGCGTCAGCGAGCGCGGGATCGGCACGCTCTTGCTCTTCCATTACCCGACCACCTGGAACCATGTGCTCGGCGATCACGCGATCACCTTCCGCGTGCTGCCGCTCGGGCCGGAACTGACGCAGGTCACCACCAAATGGCTGGTCAGCAAGGATGCCGTCGAAGGTGTCGACTACACCATCGAGGATCTCATCCACGTCTGGACCGAGACCAACGACCAGGATCGCCAGATCGTCGAGGAAAACGCCTTTGGCGTCCGCTCGCCGGCCTATGAGCCAGGCCCGTATTCGGCCGAGCACGAGGGCGGCGTGATGCAGTTCGTCGAATGGTACTGCAACTTCATGCAGAGCCGGCTGCAGGGCGACGTAGCTCCTCTCTCGCGGGTGGCATAA
- a CDS encoding hybrid-cluster NAD(P)-dependent oxidoreductase, which yields MEMGSSFRHFDELHPWIDRQHMLECISSVVETTDVMTFTFRSDKPAWFRYLPGQFVTLELPVGDEPVMRTYTLSSSPSRPLSVAVTVKAQPDSIGTRWMFDNLKPGMRLKALGPLGDFSFVRHPGEKYLFVSAGSGVTPMMSMTRWMADCAPDTDVTFISCARRPEDLLFRSELEVLARQMRRLNLGFLVEGHEARHGWHGLRGRIDATKLPLLAPDFLERTVFCCGPEPFMRGVREMLKGAGFDMVRYHEESFQPAAAPAAEELAVRAGPGAGASAEAARVTFTMSGKDVTVVPGQTILQAARANGVRIGAACEGGICGTCRVMKVAGDVEMNHNGGILDDEIEEGYILACCSRPLGDVQIEA from the coding sequence ATGGAAATGGGCTCTTCCTTCCGCCATTTCGATGAGTTGCACCCGTGGATCGATCGGCAGCATATGCTTGAATGCATATCGTCCGTGGTCGAGACCACGGACGTGATGACCTTCACCTTCCGCTCGGACAAACCTGCCTGGTTCCGTTATCTGCCGGGGCAGTTCGTCACGCTGGAACTGCCCGTCGGCGATGAACCGGTGATGCGCACCTACACGCTGTCATCCTCGCCATCCCGTCCGCTCTCGGTTGCCGTTACCGTCAAGGCGCAGCCGGACAGCATCGGCACGCGCTGGATGTTCGACAATCTGAAACCGGGCATGAGGCTGAAGGCGCTCGGGCCGCTCGGGGATTTCAGCTTCGTTCGCCATCCGGGTGAGAAATACTTATTTGTCTCGGCCGGCTCGGGTGTCACGCCGATGATGTCGATGACGCGGTGGATGGCGGACTGCGCGCCCGACACGGACGTCACCTTCATTTCCTGCGCGCGCCGGCCGGAGGATCTCCTGTTTCGCTCCGAACTGGAGGTTCTCGCCCGGCAAATGCGGCGGCTCAATCTCGGGTTTCTCGTCGAAGGTCATGAGGCGCGCCACGGCTGGCACGGGCTGCGTGGTCGCATCGATGCGACGAAATTGCCTCTGCTCGCGCCGGACTTCCTGGAGAGGACGGTGTTTTGCTGCGGGCCTGAACCCTTCATGCGCGGCGTCAGGGAGATGCTGAAGGGCGCCGGCTTCGATATGGTGCGCTATCACGAAGAGAGCTTCCAGCCTGCCGCTGCACCGGCGGCCGAGGAGCTTGCGGTGCGCGCCGGACCCGGCGCCGGGGCCTCGGCGGAGGCGGCGCGGGTAACCTTCACCATGAGCGGCAAGGACGTGACGGTCGTGCCAGGTCAAACCATCCTGCAGGCGGCCCGCGCCAACGGCGTCCGGATCGGCGCTGCCTGCGAGGGCGGCATCTGCGGTACATGCCGGGTGATGAAGGTCGCCGGCGATGTCGAGATGAATCACAATGGCGGCATTCTCGATGACGAGATCGAGGAAGGCTACATCCTTGCCTGTTGCTCGCGGCCGCTCGGCGACGTGCAGATCGAGGCGTAA
- a CDS encoding crotonase/enoyl-CoA hydratase family protein, with amino-acid sequence MTDHVLVERPEAFPGVQVIRFNRPEKKNAITREMYAKMTNALTVAGTDPAVRVTAFLGTEGCFSAGNDMADFLAFALGGTMGTEVLEFLRALAGARKPVVSGVDGLAIGIGTTIHLHCDLTVASARSVFKTPFVDLALVPEAASSLIAPRIMGHQRAFALLAAGEPLAAADALQAGLIWKVVGQEAVEEETLSLAARLARKPPEALRIARDLIRGDRSDVLARIDEEAQHFAAQLKSAEARAAFEAFMRR; translated from the coding sequence ATGACCGATCATGTGCTTGTAGAACGCCCGGAGGCCTTCCCCGGCGTCCAGGTTATCCGCTTCAACCGGCCGGAAAAGAAGAACGCTATCACGCGCGAGATGTACGCGAAGATGACGAACGCGCTGACGGTGGCGGGAACCGATCCGGCTGTCCGGGTCACGGCCTTCCTCGGTACGGAAGGATGCTTTTCCGCCGGAAACGACATGGCCGATTTTCTCGCCTTTGCCCTGGGCGGGACGATGGGGACCGAGGTGCTCGAGTTCCTGCGAGCGCTTGCGGGCGCGAGAAAGCCGGTCGTATCCGGCGTCGACGGCCTGGCGATCGGCATCGGCACGACCATCCATCTTCACTGCGACCTGACGGTTGCTTCAGCACGCTCGGTCTTCAAGACACCCTTCGTCGACCTCGCGCTGGTGCCTGAGGCGGCATCCAGCCTGATCGCGCCGCGCATCATGGGGCACCAGCGCGCCTTCGCGCTTCTCGCCGCTGGAGAACCGCTCGCGGCCGCCGATGCCTTGCAGGCCGGGTTGATCTGGAAGGTCGTCGGCCAGGAAGCGGTGGAGGAAGAAACGCTCTCGCTCGCGGCGCGCCTCGCCAGGAAGCCGCCGGAGGCTCTGCGCATCGCGCGTGACCTCATTCGTGGGGATCGAAGTGACGTGCTCGCTCGCATCGACGAGGAGGCTCAGCACTTTGCGGCGCAGTTGAAGAGCGCGGAAGCGCGGGCGGCCTTCGAGGCCTTTATGCGCCGCTAG
- a CDS encoding acyl-CoA dehydrogenase, producing MYKAPVDEIAFTLKHVAGMAEALDAGVFGELGEDLVDAILAEAGRFATEEVAPLGDVGDRQGAQLVDGAVKTPDGWRDLYHNWIDGGWNGLTAPEAFGGQNLPHMLHVAAMEMWNAGSLAFALGPTLTMGAIEALEKHGSEALKATYLAKMVSGEWTATMNLTEPHAGSDLGVLKTRAERRDDGSYRIFGQKIFITWGEHDFTDNIVHLVLARLPDAPAGTKGISLFLVPKFLVNTDGSLGARNDLFCHSLEHKLGIHGSPTCTMIYGDGKFGDEKGAVGYLVGEENRGLACMFTMMNNARLAVGIQGVAIADAATQKAIDYAKERTQGRAPGWSGEGMSPIIEHPDVARMLLTMKALTQGSRAIAYACAHAVDMAHASKGDQARHWQERSSLLTPIAKAFATDAGVDVASLGVQVHGGMGFIEETGAARYLRDARIAPIYEGTNGIQAIDLVTRKLPLSDGAHVRDFIAELSEIAAAVRATNRKGFGETAVRLDAAIADLSDASEWLLAALGGGKLTDALSGATAYQRLFGLVLTGAYLAKGGMADAGDGKEDARIALCRFAAENLLAETGALKDRVVSGAASLAAARVALV from the coding sequence ATGTACAAGGCACCCGTCGACGAGATCGCATTCACACTGAAGCACGTGGCCGGCATGGCCGAGGCGTTGGACGCCGGTGTTTTTGGTGAGCTTGGTGAGGATTTGGTCGATGCGATCCTTGCGGAAGCCGGGCGTTTTGCGACGGAAGAGGTGGCCCCCCTTGGCGACGTCGGTGACCGGCAGGGCGCGCAGCTCGTCGACGGTGCGGTCAAGACGCCGGATGGCTGGCGCGATCTCTATCACAATTGGATCGACGGCGGCTGGAACGGACTGACAGCGCCCGAGGCCTTCGGCGGGCAAAACCTGCCGCACATGCTACACGTCGCCGCGATGGAGATGTGGAACGCCGGCTCGCTGGCGTTCGCGCTTGGCCCCACCTTGACCATGGGCGCCATCGAAGCCCTGGAAAAGCACGGCTCCGAAGCGCTGAAGGCGACGTATCTCGCGAAAATGGTTTCGGGCGAGTGGACCGCAACGATGAATCTGACGGAGCCGCATGCCGGCTCCGATCTGGGCGTGCTCAAGACGCGGGCCGAACGTCGCGACGACGGCAGTTATCGCATCTTCGGCCAGAAGATTTTCATCACCTGGGGCGAGCACGACTTCACCGACAACATCGTCCATCTCGTGCTCGCGCGCCTCCCGGACGCGCCCGCCGGCACGAAAGGCATTTCGCTGTTTCTCGTGCCGAAGTTCCTTGTCAACACCGACGGCTCGCTCGGAGCCCGCAATGATCTTTTCTGCCACTCGCTCGAGCACAAGCTCGGTATTCACGGGTCGCCCACCTGCACGATGATCTATGGTGACGGCAAGTTCGGCGACGAAAAGGGTGCGGTCGGCTATCTGGTCGGCGAGGAGAACCGTGGCCTCGCCTGCATGTTCACGATGATGAACAACGCCCGGCTCGCTGTCGGCATCCAGGGTGTCGCGATCGCCGACGCGGCCACCCAGAAGGCGATCGACTATGCCAAGGAACGCACGCAGGGCCGGGCGCCCGGCTGGAGCGGCGAGGGCATGAGCCCGATCATCGAGCATCCGGACGTCGCCCGCATGCTCTTGACGATGAAGGCGCTGACTCAAGGGTCGCGCGCGATCGCTTATGCCTGCGCCCACGCCGTCGACATGGCGCACGCCAGCAAGGGCGACCAGGCCCGCCATTGGCAGGAGCGTTCGAGCCTGCTGACACCGATCGCAAAGGCCTTCGCCACCGATGCCGGCGTCGATGTCGCGTCCCTGGGTGTCCAGGTGCATGGTGGCATGGGCTTCATTGAGGAAACCGGGGCCGCCCGGTACTTGCGCGATGCACGCATTGCGCCGATCTATGAAGGCACCAACGGCATCCAGGCGATCGATCTCGTCACCCGCAAACTGCCTTTGTCCGACGGTGCACATGTGCGCGACTTCATTGCCGAACTGAGTGAGATCGCCGCCGCTGTCAGGGCCACGAACAGGAAGGGCTTCGGCGAGACGGCGGTGCGGCTCGATGCTGCGATCGCCGATCTCTCCGACGCAAGCGAATGGCTGCTGGCTGCGCTGGGTGGCGGAAAGCTTACTGATGCGCTGTCCGGTGCAACCGCCTATCAGCGTCTCTTCGGGCTCGTGCTGACAGGCGCCTATCTCGCCAAGGGCGGGATGGCGGACGCCGGCGACGGAAAGGAAGATGCGCGCATCGCGCTTTGCCGGTTCGCGGCGGAGAACCTGCTCGCGGAAACAGGCGCGCTCAAGGATCGCGTCGTTAGTGGCGCCGCAAGTCTTGCAGCCGCGCGCGTCGCTCTCGTTTGA
- a CDS encoding transporter: MNLISPEIPGLVWAYRFIPGESRCQRIAADASVESLSAGDGWVWLHLALSDARTPTLIERISKLPQAAIATLTSHDTQAAITVSEDVVHGTLVDFERTFDAVTKTIGWLHFAVSDKIIITTRLHPLRSLDRVKAAVEKSAKCNRPIDLFEMLVVEFQRTLITLVLELTEELNVIEDHVYGEAGHRQQPGLAPLRRTVVRLHRHLRTILALLRRAGASEEDEVPPGFIDASERLSDRLEAVDRDVFALQERARLLHEEIDSKISSETNRHLYILSLMTAFLLPPTLVTGFFGMNTGALPFADGSGTLYAALIIAFSMGLAWLILRRIGIL, from the coding sequence ATGAACCTGATTTCTCCCGAGATACCGGGCCTTGTCTGGGCCTACCGCTTCATACCGGGGGAAAGCCGATGCCAGCGCATCGCAGCCGACGCCTCGGTAGAGAGCCTCTCGGCAGGCGACGGTTGGGTCTGGCTGCACCTGGCGCTCAGCGATGCGCGCACGCCCACGTTGATCGAACGCATCAGCAAACTGCCGCAGGCCGCGATCGCCACGCTGACCAGTCACGACACACAGGCTGCGATCACCGTTTCCGAGGACGTTGTCCATGGAACGCTGGTGGACTTCGAGCGCACGTTCGACGCGGTCACCAAGACGATCGGCTGGCTGCATTTCGCGGTCAGCGACAAGATCATCATCACGACGCGGCTGCACCCGCTGCGCAGCCTCGACCGCGTGAAGGCGGCCGTCGAGAAAAGCGCCAAATGCAACCGGCCGATCGACCTCTTCGAAATGCTGGTTGTCGAGTTCCAGAGAACGTTGATCACACTCGTCCTGGAACTGACCGAAGAGTTGAATGTCATCGAGGATCATGTCTACGGAGAGGCTGGCCATAGGCAGCAACCAGGGCTGGCACCGCTGCGCAGGACTGTGGTGCGACTGCATCGGCATCTGCGGACCATTCTCGCCCTCTTGCGGCGGGCCGGGGCATCGGAGGAGGACGAGGTGCCGCCGGGTTTCATCGACGCGTCCGAGAGGCTTTCCGATCGACTGGAGGCGGTAGACCGGGATGTCTTCGCACTCCAGGAACGCGCGAGGCTTCTGCACGAGGAAATCGACAGCAAGATTTCCTCGGAGACCAATCGGCATCTTTATATTCTGTCGCTGATGACGGCGTTCCTTCTGCCGCCGACGCTGGTGACCGGTTTCTTCGGCATGAACACGGGAGCCCTGCCCTTCGCCGATGGAAGCGGCACGCTCTACGCGGCGTTGATCATCGCCTTCTCCATGGGCCTTGCCTGGCTCATTCTCCGCCGGATCGGCATTCTGTAG
- a CDS encoding glycoside hydrolase family 25 protein, with amino-acid sequence MEKRGLSIWGMILRLAALMGLTFAAVHVHARDLEPWKQRQNAIIVDAYELNSIDWEAMLKDKRIVGFIAKASDGLPESFSCTGDHGGDTVAHCKTMWRKYAVSRELYQTRRMIARSHGLLWGAYHLARPGNPVDQANHFLDYADPRDDEVMVLDLEGIDPEKFMSLEDAAIFAGHIRARTGRYPILYTNHITAKYIAANRYKHRLLSRLPLWYARYKPDIRTVFPMGNWDSYALWQFSSSHNCGKRRCPYRVPGTLNDIDVNVAAMSASALKAVWAQGALLPEKPPVLTVVASATRGTAPAASAKAVVSLDRPAFLVSRATAASKSGSGVDMTVTGSIAVKAAEAHLPHQAERR; translated from the coding sequence ATGGAAAAGCGGGGACTCTCGATCTGGGGGATGATCTTGCGCCTGGCGGCCCTTATGGGCCTGACCTTCGCGGCGGTGCATGTTCACGCGCGTGATCTCGAACCCTGGAAGCAGCGGCAGAACGCCATCATCGTCGATGCCTATGAATTGAACAGCATCGACTGGGAAGCGATGCTGAAGGACAAGCGCATCGTCGGCTTCATCGCGAAAGCCTCCGACGGCCTGCCCGAAAGTTTTTCCTGCACCGGAGATCATGGCGGCGATACGGTCGCCCATTGCAAGACGATGTGGCGCAAGTACGCCGTCAGCCGCGAACTCTACCAGACGCGCCGAATGATCGCCCGCTCGCACGGGCTGCTCTGGGGCGCCTATCATCTGGCCCGGCCCGGAAATCCTGTCGATCAGGCCAACCATTTCCTCGACTATGCCGATCCCCGTGACGACGAGGTGATGGTCCTCGACCTCGAGGGGATCGATCCGGAAAAATTCATGTCGCTGGAGGACGCCGCCATCTTCGCCGGGCATATCAGGGCCCGCACCGGCCGCTACCCGATCCTCTACACCAACCACATCACCGCGAAATACATCGCCGCCAACCGTTACAAGCACCGGCTGTTGTCGCGTCTTCCGCTCTGGTACGCCCGCTATAAGCCGGACATCCGCACGGTCTTTCCGATGGGGAACTGGGACAGCTACGCCCTCTGGCAGTTCTCCTCTTCGCACAATTGTGGCAAGCGGCGCTGCCCCTACCGGGTGCCCGGCACGCTTAACGATATCGACGTCAACGTCGCCGCCATGTCGGCCTCCGCGCTAAAGGCCGTCTGGGCACAGGGCGCCCTGCTGCCCGAGAAACCGCCGGTGTTGACCGTTGTCGCCTCGGCGACGCGCGGGACGGCGCCGGCGGCCAGCGCCAAGGCGGTTGTCTCCCTCGATCGGCCTGCCTTCCTCGTCAGCCGCGCGACGGCCGCAAGCAAGTCCGGCAGCGGCGTCGACATGACCGTTACCGGCTCGATTGCCGTAAAAGCAGCCGAAGCACACCTGCCCCACCAGGCGGAGCGGCGCTAA
- a CDS encoding BA14K family protein — MTGKWLSAAFAALLLATSAAPSQAFTPTPPKIEAESEVTDVQYRPRGYYRYGDRYYYNGYRGYRYYRPGYRYYDGWWYPRGAFGTGVIIGGPIVRPPVARPPVVRYGNRHVEWCYARYRSYRAYDNTYQPYGGSRRQCYSPYS, encoded by the coding sequence ATGACTGGGAAGTGGCTCTCGGCGGCGTTCGCCGCCTTGTTGCTGGCGACGTCCGCCGCACCGTCGCAGGCTTTCACACCCACGCCTCCAAAAATCGAAGCTGAGAGCGAAGTCACCGACGTCCAATACCGGCCGCGCGGATATTATCGCTACGGCGACCGTTATTATTACAACGGCTACCGCGGCTATCGTTACTATCGCCCTGGCTATCGCTATTACGATGGCTGGTGGTACCCAAGGGGAGCCTTCGGCACTGGCGTGATTATCGGCGGACCGATCGTCCGTCCACCGGTCGCCCGTCCGCCGGTTGTTCGCTATGGCAACAGGCACGTCGAATGGTGCTATGCCCGTTATCGCTCTTACAGGGCTTATGACAATACCTATCAGCCCTATGGCGGCTCGCGGCGGCAGTGCTATTCGCCCTACAGCTGA